A single Actinomadura algeriensis DNA region contains:
- a CDS encoding DUF6153 family protein: protein MRQWKANPNARRQLWPLALVFGVLLMHGVQASNSPVDASGVAVRAVDHAAGGMEHPAPDHDGGDHHPGGQVCLAFLGVLLLGAVACALVRWRLPAPAREAQGRALRAGFRTGRSPPCPSPFRLAVLRL, encoded by the coding sequence ATGCGTCAGTGGAAGGCGAACCCGAACGCGCGGCGGCAGCTCTGGCCGCTGGCGCTGGTGTTCGGCGTGCTGCTGATGCACGGGGTGCAGGCGTCGAACAGTCCCGTGGACGCCTCGGGCGTCGCCGTCCGGGCCGTGGATCACGCGGCCGGGGGCATGGAGCATCCCGCTCCCGATCATGACGGCGGCGACCATCATCCCGGCGGGCAGGTGTGCCTCGCCTTCCTCGGCGTGCTGCTTCTCGGGGCCGTCGCCTGCGCGCTCGTCCGGTGGCGGCTGCCCGCACCGGCGCGGGAGGCGCAGGGCCGGGCCCTGCGGGCCGGGTTCCGCACCGGACGCTCGCCGCCGTGCCCGTCCCCCTTCCGGCTGGCCGTGCTGCGGCTGTAG
- a CDS encoding DUF305 domain-containing protein: MKRVLGTVLLPALAIGLTACGDDDATTGASGHSGHSAPASAAPSAAHNAQDVMFAQMMIPHHRQAVEMADLAATRAGSAEVKDLAVQIKDAQGPEIRKMTGWLRAWGEPESAGDMGHGMDGMMSGEQMADLEGLSGAAFDRAFLAMMIEHHEGAVTMARKERASGRSADATAMAAAIVRAQRAEIATMRKLLGAR; this comes from the coding sequence ATGAAGCGTGTCCTCGGGACGGTCCTGCTGCCCGCCCTCGCCATCGGGCTCACGGCCTGCGGCGACGACGACGCCACGACCGGCGCGTCCGGGCACTCGGGCCACTCGGCCCCGGCGAGCGCGGCGCCGTCCGCCGCGCACAACGCGCAGGACGTCATGTTCGCGCAGATGATGATCCCGCACCACCGGCAGGCCGTCGAGATGGCCGACCTCGCCGCGACCCGCGCCGGGTCGGCCGAGGTGAAGGACCTCGCCGTCCAGATCAAGGACGCGCAGGGGCCGGAAATTCGGAAGATGACCGGGTGGCTCAGGGCCTGGGGCGAACCCGAGTCGGCCGGAGACATGGGCCACGGCATGGACGGCATGATGTCCGGCGAGCAGATGGCCGACCTCGAAGGGCTGTCGGGCGCCGCGTTCGACCGGGCGTTCCTCGCGATGATGATCGAGCATCACGAGGGCGCCGTGACGATGGCGCGGAAGGAGCGGGCGAGCGGACGGTCCGCGGACGCGACGGCGATGGCCGCCGCGATCGTCCGCGCGCAGCGGGCCGAGATCGCGACGATGCGGAAGCTGCTCGGCGCGAGGTAG
- the sigK gene encoding ECF RNA polymerase sigma factor SigK yields MLGSVARGDQEAFEEVYAQLSGPVYGLVLRNLRDAAQAEEVAQEVLVELWRTASRYEPSRRGATSWALTPAHRRAVDRVRTVQAGKEREGRAAAPEPDYDQVSEQAEIRLEHQQVRRCLAGPTDVQRESITLAYYGGYSYREVAELLGVGPAAIKTRMRDGLIRLRDCMGVR; encoded by the coding sequence CTGCTCGGCAGCGTCGCGCGCGGTGATCAGGAGGCGTTCGAGGAGGTGTACGCGCAGCTCTCCGGCCCGGTGTACGGGCTGGTGCTGCGGAACCTTCGCGACGCCGCGCAGGCGGAGGAGGTCGCGCAGGAGGTGCTGGTGGAGCTGTGGCGGACGGCGTCGCGGTACGAGCCGTCGCGGCGCGGCGCGACGTCGTGGGCGCTGACGCCGGCGCACCGCCGGGCCGTCGACCGGGTGCGCACGGTGCAGGCGGGCAAGGAGCGCGAGGGGCGCGCCGCCGCGCCCGAACCCGACTACGACCAGGTCAGCGAGCAGGCCGAGATCCGGCTGGAGCACCAGCAGGTCCGCCGGTGCCTGGCCGGGCCGACCGACGTCCAGCGGGAGTCGATCACGCTCGCGTACTACGGCGGCTACAGCTACCGGGAGGTGGCCGAGCTGCTGGGCGTCGGCCCGGCGGCGATCAAGACGCGGATGCGCGACGGTCTCATCCGCCTGCGCGACTGCATGGGAGTCCGGTGA
- a CDS encoding anti-sigma factor, whose product MTASGLGPVPGDRTYQVWRLGGAAPLPSGLPAAPPEGPSEPVVTPGPAGVRTIALTVEPAGGSPRPTTAPIVTLPLG is encoded by the coding sequence GTGACCGCGTCCGGCCTCGGCCCGGTGCCCGGCGACCGCACGTACCAGGTGTGGCGGCTCGGGGGCGCGGCCCCGCTGCCGTCCGGACTGCCGGCCGCGCCGCCCGAGGGACCGTCGGAACCGGTGGTCACTCCGGGGCCGGCGGGCGTCCGGACGATCGCGCTGACCGTGGAACCGGCGGGCGGGTCGCCGCGCCCGACGACCGCCCCGATCGTCACGCTGCCGCTCGGCTGA
- a CDS encoding dienelactone hydrolase family protein, translating to MSTVRLDLADASLDANLDIPDEPTGVVVFAHTGDGPRDHIVARGLNAAGLGTLVLDLRAGSEEHGRDEERGPGAGAQECGSDLEIPTLRLLGAIDRLTEGLESAPHTAGLPVGLFGAGTGAAAALAAAAARPRVAAVVARGGRPDLASPCLPRVRAPVLLIVGGDDPSVREPNERAARDLDVAEIHVVDGAAHAFEEPGALEEATTQAADWFNRHLVRAATRR from the coding sequence GTGAGCACCGTCCGGCTCGACCTCGCCGACGCCTCCCTCGACGCGAACCTCGACATCCCGGACGAACCGACCGGCGTGGTGGTGTTCGCCCACACCGGCGACGGCCCCCGCGACCACATCGTCGCCCGGGGCCTGAACGCGGCCGGTCTCGGCACCCTCGTACTCGATCTCCGCGCCGGTTCCGAAGAGCACGGACGGGACGAGGAACGGGGGCCGGGGGCGGGCGCGCAGGAATGCGGCTCCGACCTCGAAATCCCGACGCTCCGTCTGCTCGGCGCGATCGACCGGCTGACCGAGGGCCTGGAGTCCGCGCCGCACACCGCCGGGCTCCCCGTCGGGCTGTTCGGCGCGGGCACCGGCGCCGCCGCCGCGCTGGCCGCCGCGGCCGCCCGCCCGCGCGTCGCCGCCGTGGTCGCGCGCGGCGGCCGCCCCGATCTCGCGAGCCCGTGCCTGCCGCGCGTCCGGGCGCCCGTCCTGCTGATCGTGGGCGGCGACGACCCGTCCGTCCGCGAACCGAACGAACGGGCCGCCCGCGACCTGGACGTCGCGGAGATCCACGTCGTGGACGGCGCCGCGCACGCGTTCGAGGAGCCCGGCGCCCTCGAGGAGGCCACCACCCAGGCCGCCGACTGGTTCAACCGGCACCTGGTCCGCGCCGCGACCCGCCGGTGA
- a CDS encoding CBS domain-containing protein produces the protein MTQHGMAQKVNEVMTPVPVTVSPDTPLARVGELMREHGIGDVLVVHEGRLRGLVTDRDIVVRGVALRRDMASTAVADVCSTNVITVPVGEDADTAVRLMSEHAVRRLPVVDGDRPIGMVSIGDLAVQRDERSTLADISAEPPNT, from the coding sequence ATGACCCAGCACGGCATGGCCCAGAAGGTGAACGAGGTGATGACGCCCGTGCCGGTGACGGTGTCCCCGGACACGCCGCTGGCGCGGGTCGGCGAGCTCATGCGCGAGCACGGCATCGGCGACGTCCTCGTCGTGCACGAGGGACGGCTCCGCGGGCTGGTGACCGACCGCGACATCGTCGTGCGCGGCGTCGCCCTGCGGCGCGACATGGCGTCCACCGCCGTCGCCGACGTCTGCAGCACCAACGTGATCACGGTTCCGGTCGGGGAGGACGCCGACACGGCCGTCCGGCTGATGAGCGAGCACGCCGTCCGGCGGCTGCCCGTGGTGGACGGCGACCGGCCCATCGGCATGGTGTCCATCGGCGATCTCGCGGTCCAGCGCGACGAGCGTTCGACCCTCGCCGACATCAGCGCCGAACCCCCGAACACGTGA
- a CDS encoding PAC2 family protein, whose protein sequence is MLNPEDLYELDTDLPEMSGPVLLHSLDGFVDAGSTGQLVREHILDALEHRVIARFDVDSLIDYRARRPPMTFDRDHWAAYEAPELVVRLVHDEAGTPFLLLSGPEPDRLWEGFTASVLHLVERLGAGLVVGFHGIPMGVPHTRPVGITSHATRPELIDRGTWFDKVQVPGSAAGLLELRLGEAGHDAVGLAVHVPHYLSQSAYPAAAVAALEAIIAATGLALPVDAVRRAAAATDAEIAEQVEGNDEVEKVVRALEQQYDAFAGAAERDSLLAESQDMPTADELAAQFEQFLAEQDGPDASP, encoded by the coding sequence TTGCTGAACCCTGAGGATCTGTACGAGCTGGACACCGACCTGCCGGAGATGTCCGGACCGGTGCTGCTGCACAGCCTCGACGGCTTCGTGGACGCCGGTTCCACCGGGCAGCTCGTGCGCGAGCACATCCTGGACGCGCTGGAGCACCGGGTCATCGCCCGCTTCGACGTCGACTCGCTGATCGACTACCGGGCACGACGGCCGCCGATGACGTTCGACCGTGACCACTGGGCGGCCTACGAGGCCCCCGAACTGGTCGTCCGGCTCGTCCATGACGAGGCAGGCACGCCGTTCCTGCTGCTCAGCGGACCCGAGCCCGATCGGCTCTGGGAGGGGTTCACCGCGTCCGTCCTGCACCTGGTCGAGCGGCTCGGGGCGGGGCTCGTCGTGGGGTTCCACGGGATCCCGATGGGCGTGCCGCACACCCGTCCGGTGGGGATCACCTCGCACGCCACGCGGCCGGAGCTGATCGACCGCGGGACCTGGTTCGACAAGGTGCAGGTGCCGGGCAGCGCGGCCGGGCTGCTGGAGCTGCGGCTCGGGGAGGCCGGGCACGACGCGGTCGGGCTCGCCGTCCACGTCCCGCACTACCTGTCGCAGTCGGCGTACCCGGCCGCGGCCGTCGCCGCGCTGGAGGCGATCATCGCGGCGACCGGGCTGGCGCTGCCGGTCGACGCCGTCCGCCGCGCGGCCGCCGCGACCGACGCCGAGATCGCCGAGCAGGTCGAGGGCAACGACGAGGTGGAGAAGGTCGTCCGCGCGCTCGAACAGCAGTACGACGCGTTCGCCGGTGCCGCCGAGCGCGACAGCCTGCTCGCCGAGTCACAGGACATGCCGACCGCCGACGAGCTCGCCGCCCAGTTCGAGCAGTTCCTCGCCGAACAGGACGGGCCCGACGCGTCCCCGTGA
- the cbbX gene encoding CbbX protein — protein sequence MTERPGFGMRRAGANGALAPAAPDGSPADASPTAGEPLPPDARVDLAKERADSHVDDVLTDLDTELVGLAPVKTRIREIAALLLVDRVRARFGIDSGRPNLHMCFTGSPGTGKTSVAVRLAELLHRLGYLRQGHLVSVTRDDLVGQYVGHTAPKTKEVLKRAMGGVLFIDEAYYLYRAENERDYGQEAIEILLQVMENQRDDLVVVLAGYKDRMDSFFASNPGMSSRIAHHIDFPDYEPDELEAIGRMMMRREGYALAPEAEPVFRDYLDRRRARPRFANARSVRNAIERARLRHANRLLDRPGEVGRAELTTLHPEDFLVSRVFG from the coding sequence TTGACCGAAAGGCCCGGTTTCGGCATGCGGCGGGCGGGCGCGAACGGCGCGCTCGCCCCCGCCGCCCCGGACGGCTCCCCGGCGGACGCCTCGCCCACCGCCGGGGAGCCCCTCCCCCCGGACGCCCGCGTCGACCTCGCGAAGGAACGCGCCGACTCCCACGTGGACGACGTCCTGACGGACCTCGACACCGAGCTCGTCGGCCTCGCGCCCGTCAAGACCCGCATCCGCGAGATCGCCGCGCTCCTGCTCGTCGACCGCGTCCGCGCCCGGTTCGGCATCGACTCCGGCCGCCCGAACCTGCACATGTGCTTCACCGGCAGCCCCGGCACCGGCAAGACGTCCGTCGCCGTGCGGCTCGCGGAACTCCTGCACCGCCTCGGCTACCTCCGCCAGGGCCACCTCGTGTCCGTCACCCGCGACGACCTCGTCGGCCAGTACGTCGGGCACACCGCGCCCAAGACCAAGGAGGTCCTCAAGCGCGCGATGGGCGGCGTCCTGTTCATCGACGAGGCGTACTACCTGTACCGCGCCGAGAACGAGCGCGACTACGGCCAGGAGGCCATCGAGATCCTGCTGCAGGTCATGGAGAACCAGCGGGACGACCTCGTCGTCGTCCTCGCCGGCTACAAGGACCGCATGGACTCCTTCTTCGCGTCCAACCCCGGCATGAGCTCCCGCATCGCCCACCACATCGACTTCCCCGACTACGAACCGGACGAACTGGAGGCGATCGGCCGCATGATGATGCGGCGCGAGGGCTACGCCCTCGCCCCCGAGGCCGAACCCGTCTTCCGCGACTACCTCGACCGCCGCCGCGCCCGGCCCCGCTTCGCGAACGCCCGGTCCGTCCGCAACGCGATCGAACGCGCCCGCCTGCGGCACGCCAACCGGCTCCTCGACCGTCCGGGCGAGGTCGGCCGCGCCGAGCTCACCACCCTCCACCCCGAGGACTTCCTCGTCAGCCGCGTCTTCGGCTGA
- a CDS encoding ribulose bisphosphate carboxylase small subunit, with translation MRITQGTFSYLPDLTDEEITLQIAYALGQNWPCSVEFTDDPHPRNAYWDMWGLPMFDLADPAGVLYEINECRRAYPSHYVRLNAYDAHYGRQTTALSFIVQRPPTEPGFRLDRQETSDRRIRYTLHSYAADRPEGERYGADR, from the coding sequence ATGCGGATCACTCAAGGCACCTTCTCGTACCTGCCCGACCTCACCGACGAGGAGATCACCCTCCAGATCGCCTACGCCCTCGGCCAGAACTGGCCCTGCTCCGTCGAGTTCACCGACGACCCGCACCCGCGCAACGCGTACTGGGACATGTGGGGACTCCCGATGTTCGACCTCGCCGACCCCGCCGGCGTCCTCTACGAAATCAACGAGTGCCGCAGGGCGTACCCGTCCCACTACGTCCGGCTGAACGCCTACGACGCCCACTATGGACGGCAGACGACCGCGCTGTCGTTCATAGTGCAGCGCCCGCCCACCGAGCCCGGCTTCCGCCTCGACCGGCAGGAGACCTCCGACCGGCGGATCCGGTACACGCTGCACTCGTACGCGGCCGACCGTCCCGAAGGCGAGCGGTACGGAGCGGACCGTTGA
- a CDS encoding form I ribulose bisphosphate carboxylase large subunit, whose translation MSSGRWSAGVIPYAEMGYWRPDYEPKDSDVLAAFRITPQPGVPPEEAGAAVAGESSTATWTVVWTDRLTAYEQYQAKCYRVDAVPGQEDQFIAHIAYDLDLFEEGSIANLTSSIIGNVFGFKALKALRLEDMRIPTHYVKTFQGPAHGIVMEREYLGKFGRPLLGATVKPKLGLSARNYGRVVYEALRGGLDFTKDDENINSQPFMRWRDRFLYCMEGVNRAQATTGEVKGHYLNITAATMEDMYERAEFAKELGSVIVMIDLTIGYTAIQSMAKWARKNGVILHLHRAGHSTYTRQKTHGVNFRVIAKWMRLAGVDHIHAGTVVGKLEGDPNSVRGYYDTLRLDKVAADPIKGLYFDQEWASMPGTMPVASGGIHAGQMHQLLHYLGEDSILQFGGGTIGHPMGIAAGATANRVALEAMIKARNEGRDYLAEGPDILRAAAKQSRELDIALSTWGDITFTYESTDTPDVVETPVSI comes from the coding sequence ATGAGCTCGGGCAGATGGTCGGCGGGCGTGATCCCCTACGCGGAGATGGGCTACTGGCGCCCGGACTACGAGCCGAAGGACAGCGACGTCCTCGCCGCGTTCCGGATCACCCCGCAGCCGGGCGTACCGCCGGAGGAGGCCGGCGCGGCCGTCGCCGGCGAGTCGTCCACCGCGACCTGGACGGTCGTGTGGACCGACCGGCTCACGGCGTACGAGCAGTACCAGGCCAAGTGCTACCGGGTCGACGCGGTGCCGGGGCAGGAAGACCAGTTCATCGCGCACATCGCCTACGACCTCGACCTGTTCGAGGAGGGCTCGATCGCGAACCTGACGTCGTCCATCATCGGCAACGTCTTCGGGTTCAAGGCGCTCAAGGCGCTGCGCCTGGAGGACATGCGGATCCCGACCCACTACGTGAAGACGTTCCAGGGCCCCGCCCACGGGATCGTCATGGAACGCGAGTACCTGGGCAAGTTCGGCCGTCCCCTCCTGGGCGCCACCGTGAAGCCCAAGCTCGGCCTCTCCGCGCGCAACTACGGCCGTGTCGTTTACGAAGCGCTCCGCGGCGGCCTGGACTTCACCAAGGACGACGAGAACATCAACTCGCAGCCGTTCATGCGATGGCGCGACCGGTTCCTTTACTGCATGGAAGGCGTGAACCGGGCGCAGGCCACGACCGGTGAGGTCAAAGGTCACTACCTCAACATCACCGCCGCGACCATGGAGGACATGTACGAGCGCGCCGAGTTCGCGAAGGAACTCGGCAGCGTCATCGTCATGATCGACCTGACCATCGGCTACACGGCGATCCAGTCGATGGCCAAGTGGGCGCGCAAGAACGGCGTCATCCTGCACCTGCACCGCGCCGGGCACTCCACCTACACGCGGCAGAAGACCCACGGCGTCAACTTCCGGGTGATCGCCAAGTGGATGCGGCTCGCCGGCGTCGACCACATCCACGCCGGGACCGTCGTCGGCAAGCTGGAGGGCGACCCGAACAGCGTCCGCGGCTACTACGACACCCTCCGCCTCGACAAGGTCGCCGCCGACCCGATCAAGGGCCTGTACTTCGACCAGGAATGGGCGTCGATGCCCGGCACGATGCCCGTCGCGTCCGGCGGCATCCACGCGGGCCAGATGCACCAGCTCCTGCACTACCTCGGCGAGGACTCGATCCTGCAGTTCGGCGGCGGGACGATCGGGCACCCGATGGGCATCGCCGCCGGGGCCACCGCCAACCGCGTCGCCCTCGAGGCGATGATCAAGGCGCGGAACGAGGGCCGCGACTACCTCGCCGAGGGCCCCGACATCCTGCGCGCCGCCGCCAAGCAGAGCCGCGAACTCGACATCGCCCTGTCCACCTGGGGCGACATCACCTTCACCTACGAGTCCACCGACACCCCCGACGTCGTCGAAACCCCGGTGAGCATCTGA
- a CDS encoding LysR family transcriptional regulator has product MTEARLRTFVALADTGSVRAAARRLYVTESAVSAAVAALTRELGVPLVQRVGRGVRLTPAGTVYAGYARQVLGLLEEGRAAARGAADPGRGPLRLAAVTTAADQILPELLASFRARWPRVELTLEVGPRRQVWSSLAAHEADLVLAGRPPSDVAATVLARRPNDLVVVAAPDVAAGFTLDRTPWVMREPGSGTRAAADAYLAERDAAPPRLVLGSNGAVIAGAAAGLGAALVSRDAVGAELDARRLVVVNAPDLPLDRPWHAVGGAAPTATTLLFVRHLLDAPGWTAA; this is encoded by the coding sequence GTGACCGAGGCGCGGCTGCGGACGTTCGTGGCGCTCGCCGACACGGGGTCGGTGCGGGCGGCGGCGCGGCGCCTGTACGTGACGGAGTCGGCGGTGTCGGCGGCGGTGGCCGCGCTGACGCGGGAGCTCGGCGTCCCGCTCGTCCAGCGGGTGGGGCGCGGCGTGCGGCTCACCCCGGCCGGGACGGTCTACGCGGGCTACGCCCGGCAGGTGCTGGGGCTGCTGGAGGAGGGCCGGGCGGCGGCGCGCGGGGCGGCCGACCCGGGCCGGGGGCCGTTGCGGCTCGCGGCGGTGACCACGGCCGCCGACCAGATCCTGCCCGAGCTGCTCGCGTCGTTCCGGGCGCGGTGGCCGCGGGTGGAGCTGACGCTGGAGGTGGGGCCGCGCCGCCAGGTGTGGAGCAGCCTCGCCGCGCACGAGGCCGATCTGGTGCTGGCCGGGCGCCCGCCCTCCGACGTCGCCGCGACCGTCCTGGCGCGCCGCCCGAACGACCTGGTGGTCGTGGCCGCGCCGGACGTCGCGGCGGGCTTCACGCTCGACCGGACGCCGTGGGTGATGCGCGAGCCGGGGTCGGGGACGCGGGCCGCCGCCGACGCCTACCTGGCGGAACGGGACGCGGCCCCGCCCCGGCTGGTACTCGGCTCGAACGGCGCGGTGATCGCGGGGGCGGCCGCCGGGCTGGGCGCGGCGCTGGTGTCGCGGGACGCGGTCGGCGCCGAGCTGGACGCCCGCCGGCTCGTCGTCGTGAACGCCCCGGACCTGCCGCTGGACCGGCCGTGGCACGCGGTCGGCGGCGCGGCCCCGACGGCGACGACGCTGCTGTTCGTCCGGCATCTGCTGGACGCGCCCGGCTGGACGGCCGCGTAG
- a CDS encoding saccharopine dehydrogenase family protein → MTADRPYDIVLFGATGFTGGLTAEYLAGHADPGTRWALAGRSTAKLAEVRGRLARIDPACAELPLLRADSSDQDSIDELARSARVVVTTVGPYVEHGEPLVAACARAGTDYVDLTGEPTFVDRMYVKYHAEAVRTGARIVHACGFDSIPHDLGVYFTVKQLPEGVPLRVEGFLRGRMGASGGTFHSALGIFADVPGMVRAERERRAAEDRPDGRTVRVSRRPSPQNRVGDGWTLPLPTIDPQIVARSAAALDRYGPDFGYGHYLAVKRLPTAAALAAGAGALTVLAQIPPARSLLMKIKPAGEGPSAETRARNWFSVKFVGRGGGRRVVTEVTGGDPGYGETAKMLGESALCLARDALPETSGQVTTATAMGDALLERLTRAGLSFRVLTSR, encoded by the coding sequence ATGACCGCCGACCGCCCGTACGACATCGTCCTGTTCGGAGCCACCGGCTTCACCGGCGGGCTGACCGCCGAGTACCTGGCCGGCCACGCCGATCCGGGGACGCGCTGGGCCCTCGCCGGGCGGAGCACGGCCAAGCTCGCGGAGGTGCGCGGGCGGCTCGCCCGGATCGACCCCGCGTGCGCCGAGCTGCCGCTGCTGCGGGCCGACTCGTCCGACCAGGACTCGATCGACGAGCTGGCCCGATCGGCCCGCGTCGTCGTCACGACCGTCGGCCCGTACGTCGAGCACGGCGAGCCGCTCGTCGCGGCGTGCGCGCGCGCCGGTACCGACTACGTCGACCTCACGGGCGAACCGACGTTCGTCGACCGCATGTACGTGAAGTACCACGCGGAGGCCGTGCGCACCGGCGCCCGCATCGTCCACGCGTGCGGCTTCGACTCGATCCCGCACGACCTGGGCGTGTACTTCACGGTGAAGCAGCTCCCCGAGGGCGTCCCCCTGCGGGTCGAGGGGTTCCTGCGGGGACGCATGGGGGCGTCCGGCGGCACGTTCCACTCGGCCCTCGGGATCTTCGCCGACGTGCCCGGGATGGTGCGGGCCGAGCGGGAGCGCCGCGCGGCCGAGGACCGCCCGGACGGCCGCACCGTGCGCGTGTCGCGGCGCCCGTCCCCGCAGAACCGCGTCGGGGACGGCTGGACGCTGCCGCTCCCGACGATCGACCCGCAGATCGTCGCGCGCTCCGCCGCCGCCCTCGACCGGTACGGGCCCGACTTCGGCTACGGGCACTACCTCGCGGTGAAGCGGCTGCCGACCGCCGCCGCGCTGGCCGCCGGGGCGGGCGCGCTCACCGTGCTCGCGCAGATCCCGCCCGCGCGGTCGCTGCTGATGAAGATCAAGCCCGCCGGGGAGGGGCCGTCGGCCGAGACCCGCGCCCGGAACTGGTTCAGCGTGAAGTTCGTCGGCCGGGGCGGCGGGCGGCGCGTCGTCACCGAGGTGACGGGCGGCGACCCGGGCTACGGCGAGACGGCGAAGATGCTGGGCGAGTCGGCGCTGTGCCTCGCGCGCGACGCACTGCCCGAGACGTCCGGGCAGGTCACGACGGCGACCGCGATGGGCGACGCGCTGCTGGAGCGGCTGACCCGGGCGGGCCTGTCGTTCCGGGTGCTGACCTCCCGCTAA
- a CDS encoding sensor histidine kinase: MSVPRVLADRADLLVRIVGVACSDRELPQLADELAGLVVRSARALTFCDVYVLDDDRRVLESQGVSVPLGEGDVGWAAAHGRARAHADGRGEAVPMYSGGAVIAVLDVRSAGPCPPEDVALVTALAELFAPVLCSCRRLRAAREREHAAERFAERAVEAQEAERSRLSREIHDGIAQRLAGLGFHLSAAERALPEHHPEGLAQIMMARSLCELAAAETRAAIGGLRPPVLDDLGLSAALATLAREAGDGPGPAGRPLDVTVTVEGELEDALPDHVQTALYRIAQEAVGNSLRHASASCVDLLLEHFGDRVRLTVVDDGVGFSVRDVFARGARGRRPDSYGLRGMTERAELLGGRVTVASRPGVGTTVEAVVPIPGRAGAG; this comes from the coding sequence GTGAGCGTCCCGCGCGTGCTCGCCGACCGCGCCGACCTGCTCGTCCGCATCGTCGGCGTCGCCTGCTCCGATCGCGAGCTCCCGCAACTGGCGGACGAACTCGCCGGGCTCGTCGTCCGCTCGGCGCGCGCGCTGACGTTCTGCGACGTCTATGTCCTGGACGACGATCGCCGTGTCCTGGAATCGCAGGGCGTGTCCGTCCCGCTAGGGGAGGGCGACGTCGGATGGGCCGCGGCCCACGGACGGGCGCGCGCGCACGCGGACGGCAGGGGCGAGGCCGTCCCGATGTACAGCGGCGGCGCGGTCATCGCGGTACTGGACGTCCGGTCCGCGGGGCCGTGCCCGCCGGAGGACGTCGCGCTGGTCACCGCGCTCGCCGAACTGTTCGCGCCCGTCCTGTGCTCGTGCCGCCGCCTGCGCGCCGCCCGCGAGCGCGAGCACGCCGCCGAGCGGTTCGCGGAACGGGCCGTCGAGGCGCAGGAGGCGGAGCGCTCGCGGCTGAGCCGGGAGATCCACGACGGCATCGCGCAGCGGCTCGCCGGCCTCGGGTTCCACCTGTCGGCGGCCGAGCGGGCGCTGCCCGAGCACCATCCCGAGGGCCTCGCGCAGATCATGATGGCGCGGTCGCTGTGCGAGCTGGCGGCGGCCGAGACCCGCGCGGCGATCGGCGGCCTGCGCCCGCCCGTCCTGGACGATCTGGGCCTGTCGGCCGCGCTCGCGACCCTCGCCCGCGAGGCCGGAGACGGTCCGGGACCGGCCGGCCGTCCCCTCGACGTCACCGTCACCGTCGAGGGCGAACTGGAGGACGCGCTGCCCGACCACGTGCAGACCGCGCTGTACCGGATCGCGCAGGAGGCCGTCGGCAACAGCCTCCGGCACGCGTCCGCGTCGTGCGTCGACCTGCTGCTGGAGCACTTCGGCGACCGGGTGCGGCTCACGGTCGTCGACGACGGCGTCGGCTTCTCCGTCCGGGACGTCTTCGCGCGGGGCGCGCGCGGGCGGCGCCCCGACTCCTACGGGCTGCGCGGCATGACCGAGCGCGCCGAACTGCTCGGCGGGCGCGTCACCGTGGCGAGCCGTCCCGGCGTCGGCACCACCGTCGAGGCCGTCGTCCCGATCCCCGGCCGGGCCGGGGCCGGTTAG
- a CDS encoding response regulator: MSVPVRVVLVDDHEMILAGLQAMLAGFSGRVRVVGQAGTGEEAARLVTSLRPDVVLLDVRLGPESGLDLCRQLTGRVPEVRVVFLSVYDDEQYVFEALRAGAGGYLLKRVDGPELVRRLEEVAQGETVVDPTLAGRMAVTAARLTRGEFWPGANRGLTQRESEVLSLLVGGLSNKAIAARLVLSEETVKSHLRALYRKLEVTDRSAAIAVALREGLFR; the protein is encoded by the coding sequence ATGAGCGTCCCCGTACGCGTCGTCCTGGTCGACGACCACGAGATGATCCTGGCCGGGCTGCAGGCGATGCTGGCCGGGTTCTCCGGCCGTGTGCGCGTCGTCGGGCAGGCGGGGACGGGCGAGGAGGCCGCCCGGCTGGTCACCTCGCTCCGCCCGGACGTGGTGCTGCTGGACGTGCGGCTCGGCCCCGAGAGCGGCCTCGACCTGTGCCGGCAGCTCACCGGGCGGGTGCCCGAGGTCCGCGTCGTGTTCCTGTCGGTGTACGACGACGAGCAGTACGTCTTCGAGGCGCTGCGCGCGGGAGCCGGCGGCTACCTGCTGAAACGAGTGGACGGGCCGGAGCTGGTGCGGCGGCTGGAGGAGGTCGCGCAGGGCGAGACGGTCGTCGACCCCACGCTCGCGGGGCGGATGGCGGTCACCGCGGCCCGGCTGACCCGCGGCGAGTTCTGGCCGGGGGCCAACCGGGGCCTCACCCAGCGCGAGAGCGAGGTGCTGTCGCTGCTGGTCGGCGGGCTGTCGAACAAGGCGATCGCGGCCCGGCTCGTGCTGAGCGAGGAGACGGTCAAGAGCCACCTGCGCGCCCTGTACCGCAAGCTGGAGGTGACCGACCGGTCGGCGGCGATCGCGGTCGCGCTGCGCGAGGGCCTGTTCCGGTGA